The Maridesulfovibrio sp. genomic sequence CCTGTGCCTGCTCAATGGGTTTGTAAAAAAAAGAGCATCCGGTTGCAGCCAGCAGTAAAAGACAGCCCAATGGGATGGTCATAATGCGAAATATCTGCACAGATCCTATTCTCATGATATAATAGTATCGCACAGCCTGATGCCGTATGTCTACGGGGTAGAATGCACAGGTTTATCTCCTCTGTTGAGTGTAACAAGAGTTGCAATTTGATCTTTCTGGTCTTCTTTAAGATCCAGAAATTTTACGTGAAAACCGCAGGAGCAATGAGCTGAGCTTTGTTCTTTCCGAATTCCGGTAAAAAAAGGTAACCTGTTTTTGAGGGAGTATATCTTCAAGTAGAGGAAACTATTGCCTCCAAGGTCGGCCTCGGTGTGAAAGGAACAACCATTTGCTGAAATATGGTGGATTGTTCCATTGACGCTCTGAGCCATGGCCGGATCGTCCTCCAGACTGATTTCAACCGCGAGACTGACATTGATCGGGCATGTCGCACCCTGGATAGAGCATTTTCGGGTCATGCAGGTGCAGATAAATTTTTCATGGTCGTCGAGAAAAACAGGTTGTTTGTGCTTTTCAACAGTGCGTATTGTCGGGACTCCCGATGAAATTGTCAGTACCCGGTTTCTGTCGCAACATGGAGTACGCATTACTTTTCGGACATCAAGGATAGTTCCGGAATAATTTTTTTCCAGCAGTGCGTGGCAGAATTCAGTCGGGCATGAGCAGAAATCCAGCTTAATATAGTTTGACAAATTCGAATTGGCATATTGCTCAGGATTATCCGTGTAGATAATTACCTGATTGAGTTGCTGGCTCATTTTCTACGCTCCTTATAGCTTGTCCGTAATAAGTAATCACGGGAGAAATCTGTTCACCTGCAGGCCGGAACAGGTGCCGGAGACGGACTTTCCCACAGATGATCAAGTGGATAAGTCTGGTCAGATTTCTTCCCGTGAAATATTTTACAATCAATGCCTGTTACCCAACAAAATCATAGTGGCAGGGTGGCACGGCAATGTGCATATCCGCATCGATTTCCGGTACATGAAAGAGAAAGTAAAGGTGCTGTGAAGGCGGGGCGATGAATAAGTTACCGTTCATATGTTTTTTGATGATTCCTTCTGGAAGGCCGTGCATGGCTGCCAGTTTTTTGATGCCTAAACCGATCAGGATCATTGCTTCCCGTTTGAAGTGGACTTCAAAGAGGGAGATTCTGAGTGCTTCACGGTGATTGAGCATAACTTCTTCTGAGCATCCGCACATTGAATCGGGAATAAACATTTCGTCCTCCAATTATTCTTTTTGAAATTGAATTTCAGTATCAATTAAGCTTGGGATAATTGTTTGTCAACAATTAATAAAAGTTTTTGACCCAAAGTATGTTTTGATGGCTGGTGGCTACGGTCCCGGGCAGGAGGCTTCATTCTGGAGTGTGTTTGAAAATTTTTATAGGGTTGGCGGCTGTCAGTAAAAGCGAGGATTGATAAATTATCGTGGTTGTTCATCTGCTTTCTCCTTATAAATTGAAAGCCCGGAACCACTCAGTGGTTCCGGGCTCATTAAATCACAGGGAGATATTTGGTTGTTACGGTTGCATTAAATTTCGAACAACATTTCAAGATCGTCACGGGTGAGCGATTTGAGAGCGGATTGGCCTGGAATAATGGCGTCCGCAACGTTCTTCTTCATTTCCTGCAGGCCGAGGATTTTTTCCTCGACAGTGTTCTGGCAGATCATCTTGTAGGCAAATACCTGACGTTTCTGACCGATACGGTGGGTACGGTCAGTGGCCTGATTTTCCACTGCCGGGTTCCACCACGGATCGTAGTGGATAACGTAGTCTGCAGAAGTCAGGTTCAGGCCGGTCCCCCCGGCTTTCAGGGAGATCAGGAAGATGGGGATATCCGGGCTATCGTTAAAGCGGTCCACCTGGTCGAAACGGTCCTTGCTGGAGCCGTCGAGATAGGCAAAGGGGATGTCCTTAATGGTCAGCCATGAGCGGATCACGTGCAGCATCTGTACGAACTGTGAGAAGACCAGAACTTTGTGTCCGCCTTCGACAATATCAAAGATAAGGTCCTTGAAAGCGTCGAATTTACCTGAAGGCAGGTTGGTGGACAGTCCGGGCATATCCAGTTTCAGTAAGCGCGGATGGCAGCAGATCTGGCGCAGCTTGAGCAGAGCGTCGAGAATGGACATCTGGCTCTTGGCCATGCCTTTTTCGTCCACATCCTTGAGAACCTGATCTTTGAGGCGTTTGGCAAGGGCATTGTAAAGCTCGCGCTGTTCTTCAATGAGTTCGCAGTAATGCACAGTCTCAATCTTGGGCGGCAGATCTTTGGCCACTTCGGACTTGGTACGGCGCAGGATGAACGGTTTCACCCTTGTGCGCAGGTAATTGAGAGTCTCTTCGTCACCATCCTTGATGGGTTTGACAATTCCCCTCTGGAACGCATGCTGTGAACTGAGGAAGCCGGGCATGAGGAACTCGAAAAGGGACCAGAGCTCAAAGAGGTTGTTTTCAATGGGCGTACCGGAAAGGCAGAGGCGCATATCGCTCTTGAGTTTGCGCACCGACTTGGCGGTGATGGTGTTCGGGTTCTTGATGTTCTGTGCTTCGTCAAGAATCACGGAAGTATATTCGTGCTTGAGCAACTCTTCAAGATCCCTGCGCAGCAATGCGTATGTAGTTATTACGATTGTGGAATCAGGAATTTTCTTGAACAGGTCCTCGCGCCTTGATCCGTAAATAGTCAACAGGGGCAGGTGCGGGCAGAATTTCTGCGCTTCACGTTCCCAGTTGGGCATGACCGAGGTCGGTACGATGATCAGGTTAGGTCCGGTTATGCCCCTCTCGTGCAGGGACAGAATGAAAGACAGGGTCTGGATGGTTTTACCGAGACCCATTTCATCAGCAAGAATACCACCGAATTTGTAGTCGCGCAGGAAGTTCAGGTAGCTCAAGCCCTGAACCTGATATGGACGCAGGGTTGCATTCAGTGCCTTGGGCTGGTTGATCATCTTGATTTCATCAAAATTATGAATCTTCTCGCGCAGTTTAACGAAATGTTCGTCGGTCTTGGCATCGGGAAGGTCTTCAATGATCTTGTCCAGCACGGGAGTTTCGTATTGCTCGAACTGCTGCCTTGGAGGCTGTTCGGGGTCGTACCCTAGGGCCTTGAGTTTGTGGCTGAGTTTTTTGAGCCACGATTCCGGCAGGCTGGTGTATGAACCGTCCTTGAGCTGTACGTAACGTTTGCCCTGACTCCATGCTTCCCAGATTTTATCGATGGGTACACGCTGGTCATCATATTCGACAGTGATATCGAGGTTGAACCACTTGTTTTCTTCATCGGTTTCGACTTCGGCAACAATCTGCGGAGAAGTGAGCCTTACCTTGTAACGGGTCAGGTTCTTTTCACCGTAGATGCGGTATGCTTCAACCAACTGCGGATAATGGTCCAGCAGGAAGGTTATGGCAGCTTCCTGCTCCATGAACCAGATGGAGTTGTTACGCGGCTGGAAACCCATGTCGCGCAGCTCTGCGAAAAGCTGGGCCTCCTCGTCCTGAGCACGTCGTACAAGGTAGGATTTATCACCGTCCTTGTAGCTCCCGGTCTGCAGGTCGGGGTTGGGCTCGCCCATGGAAATTTCCCCATGCTCGGTCTCGTAAATATTGTCGACCCTGATGGTCAGCAGTGAGCCTTCCTCATTGAGGTAGAGCTTGGGATTGAACGTAGCCGGAACAAAGAACGGCTGCATCTT encodes the following:
- a CDS encoding PilZ domain-containing protein, which translates into the protein MSQQLNQVIIYTDNPEQYANSNLSNYIKLDFCSCPTEFCHALLEKNYSGTILDVRKVMRTPCCDRNRVLTISSGVPTIRTVEKHKQPVFLDDHEKFICTCMTRKCSIQGATCPINVSLAVEISLEDDPAMAQSVNGTIHHISANGCSFHTEADLGGNSFLYLKIYSLKNRLPFFTGIRKEQSSAHCSCGFHVKFLDLKEDQKDQIATLVTLNRGDKPVHSTP
- a CDS encoding DEAD/DEAH box helicase, producing the protein MSQNEEAVVKSILKSFISGTVPEYILEGSRMIVNSDGVQKLDLKKRERYWDVDASIQGDDFQIYSSELGLNLAEESINYYCNCPESFSGVCKHVGAAALKLLLSLDSEEEKAESQKQADWRQNFRSFFATELEPEAGKHYIIYRMYPEPERLQVAFFRARQNKSGLSQVQNEIELQNVIEKPEWSETSPSLPHVAEQIGHYLDYRGHRVEIPSGLHAWFFTAIKDEYYMFLRDTDIPIRIESRTMQLKLSPELSEEGLSFDILLSDEGKPPFSIMDDDEVFFYGRLPLWVYWKQGFYPVQTTLAPKLVQEMRIQNPVIPPADIPEFLDRVWTQIPVSDLHDHEEFLEKMQPFFVPATFNPKLYLNEEGSLLTIRVDNIYETEHGEISMGEPNPDLQTGSYKDGDKSYLVRRAQDEEAQLFAELRDMGFQPRNNSIWFMEQEAAITFLLDHYPQLVEAYRIYGEKNLTRYKVRLTSPQIVAEVETDEENKWFNLDITVEYDDQRVPIDKIWEAWSQGKRYVQLKDGSYTSLPESWLKKLSHKLKALGYDPEQPPRQQFEQYETPVLDKIIEDLPDAKTDEHFVKLREKIHNFDEIKMINQPKALNATLRPYQVQGLSYLNFLRDYKFGGILADEMGLGKTIQTLSFILSLHERGITGPNLIIVPTSVMPNWEREAQKFCPHLPLLTIYGSRREDLFKKIPDSTIVITTYALLRRDLEELLKHEYTSVILDEAQNIKNPNTITAKSVRKLKSDMRLCLSGTPIENNLFELWSLFEFLMPGFLSSQHAFQRGIVKPIKDGDEETLNYLRTRVKPFILRRTKSEVAKDLPPKIETVHYCELIEEQRELYNALAKRLKDQVLKDVDEKGMAKSQMSILDALLKLRQICCHPRLLKLDMPGLSTNLPSGKFDAFKDLIFDIVEGGHKVLVFSQFVQMLHVIRSWLTIKDIPFAYLDGSSKDRFDQVDRFNDSPDIPIFLISLKAGGTGLNLTSADYVIHYDPWWNPAVENQATDRTHRIGQKRQVFAYKMICQNTVEEKILGLQEMKKNVADAIIPGQSALKSLTRDDLEMLFEI